The following proteins come from a genomic window of Phaeodactylum tricornutum CCAP 1055/1 chromosome 19, whole genome shotgun sequence:
- a CDS encoding predicted protein — protein sequence MYGQLFAVALLVTSGVSAGSTYRSTLGAWCIPRGGSDYDTNDTIEAYEQALESVKAKVLQTAASSIEDLRSEIVDGGKVVEAFGTATETICNQALEGFASAAPEAGDDANKAATFDRKLQELEAALDAPLQVLYLKQLGFLREAALQRYRAATKTSGASDYEAMLQADSQFVREADGSIREGSDWDYTAERAFLQSVMNNIAESSRKAMDVQMNSAQQQQTAMQFLQSQQQMIQQLQMQLYGQSSPWNVGVAYRIPDTNFNLQGSYQQGRANVQLSCVPDEYAPFLGPNGFTNGVGPGNLGLSLNLSV from the coding sequence ATGTATGGGCAACTGTTTGCCGTAGCGCTCCTTGTGACGTCGGGAGTCTCGGCCGGATCGACATACCGATCGACCCTCGGCGCCTGGTGCATCCCCCGCGGGGGATCGGACTACGACACTAACGACACGATAGAAGCGTACGAGCAGGCGCTGGAGTCGGTCAAAGCCAAGGTACTACAAACGGCAGCGTCGTCAATTGAGGATTTGCGTTCCGAAATCGTCGACGGTGGGAAAGTCGTGGAAGCCTTTGGCACCGCGACGGAGACCATTTGCAACCAAGCGTTGGAGGGTTTTGCGTCCGCCGCGCCGGAAGCCGGTGACGACGCCAACAAGGCGGCGACCTTTGATCGCAAACTGCAGGAACTCGAAGCCGCTCTCGACGCTCCGCTCCAAGTGCTCTACCTGAAGCAGTTGGGGTTTTTACGGGAGGCCGCGCTCCAACGCTACCGGGCGGCCACCAAGACGTCCGGTGCGTCCGATTACGAAGCAATGCTACAAGCCGACTCGCAGTTTGTGCGGGAAGCGGACGGATCCATTCGGGAAGGATCGGACTGGGACTATACAGCCGAACGTGCTTTTTTGCAGTCGGTCATGAACAACATTGCCGAGTCCTCTCGCAAAGCCATGGACGTGCAAATGAACAGtgcacaacagcaacagacAGCCATGCAGTTCCTCCAGTCACAGCAACAAATGATTCAGCAGTTGCAGATGCAACTCTACGGACAGTCGTCGCCCTGGAACGTGGGTGTGGCCTACCGTATCCCGGATACCAATTTCAATCTCCAGGGATCCTACCAACAGGGACGCGCCAACGTGCAACTCAGCTGCGTGCCGGACGAGTATGCTCCCTTTCTGGGACCCAACGGATTCACTAATGGTGTCGGACCGGGAAATTTGGGATTGTCGCTGAACTTGAGCGTTTAA
- a CDS encoding predicted protein: MVQIRREDVRRRSRAFGRSFVGFLRFLLVSALIPMLFLVRFWWTTHHGIPGLAVDNNLRMPPLQVNDNDPADPVSAGTQLDDDSVDVPSRPIISDVARKGDNVKDNQPSASSISSTLFDFLNDFDFTKRIPLGSDVVELYHCNVPKVLSEPLRRSNFTAWAEPLVNDAVAASIKAAARTGVSSKQPTGLTSSEIDLMRKEFVLEILEMYANAQGLCDFEMYQVPSVPITTPNLEAIQTRIRVLELDAVERRDENLARIIFVIVAFRDVDHLERLLHAIHLPQHVITIQLERRTESAFVAAVHNLVQEYENVFVLQFGTVLYKTDSVSMINYRIMQWITLELELEYDFYVTLDGASFPLIDATSLAQTLALSPRRIWLGEMTQKGAVVNDESQSVLLKQKRLIFTAGAPKLHKRLPRRTFDDNSIPQRIRAAMTRKTNSGNQGIYRREIVSLLLESAAVRELFAISKYGCCCCLEERNWVAALTLIGCQTEALEQPSIFQVWGGAMTCGSSMNNAVLSRNESLCYRTEDATRSTGTNRTASTTADFLGNETWDYLQDAKAQGIFFARKFSSDDPSSVQLLEQIEDQLWSSKAD, encoded by the coding sequence ATGGTTCAAATTCGCCGGGAAGACGTGCGACGGCGATCGCGAGCCTTTGGACGAAGCTTCGTAGGCTTTTTGCGGTTTCTCCTCGTGTCGGCACTCATTCCCATGCTGTTTTTAGTTCGTTTCTGGTGGACCACACATCACGGCATTCCCGGATTGGCTGTTGACAACAATCTCCGCATGCCACCCTTGCAAgtcaacgacaacgaccCTGCGGATCCTGTGAGTGCTGGTACCCAGCTCGATGATGACAGTGTTGATGTACCAAGTCGGCCTATCATCTCCGACGTCGCGCGAAAAGGAGACAATGTAAAAGACAATCAGCCAAGtgcttcttcaatttcctcTACGCTCTTTGACTTTTTGAACGATTTTGACTTCACCAAACGAATACCCCTCGGTAGCGACGTCGTCGAGCTATACCACTGCAATGTTCCGAAAGTGCTTTCGGAACCATTACGGCGGTCTAATTTTACCGCGTGGGCAGAACCACTCGTCAACGATGCTGTGGCGGCTTCCATTAAGGCTGCGGCACGCACCGGCGTATCCTCCAAACAACCAACGGGGCTGACATCTAGCGAAATTGATCTCATGCGAAAGGAGTTCGTTTTGGAGATTTTGGAAATGTACGCCAATGCCCAAGGTCTTTGCGATTTCGAAATGTACCAGGTACCATCCGTACCAATCACGACACCAAATCTAGAAGCCATACAGACACGTATACGGGTGCTGGAATTGGATGCGGTCGAACGACGAGACGAAAATTTGGCTAGAATCATCTTCGTGATTGTGGCGTTTCGTGATGTGGACCATTTGGAACGACTGCTTCACGCGATACATCTACCTCAGCATGTTATTACTATTCAATTGGAACGACGGACTGAGTCGGCCTTTGTAGCAGCCGTCCATAACTTGGTACAGGAATACGAAAACGTTTTTGTACTACAGTTCGGAACTGTTCTGTACAAGACGGATTCTGTGTCTATGATCAATTATCGAATCATGCAGTGGATCACACTTGAATTGGAATTGGAATACGACTTTTACGTCACGCTCGATGGAGCTTCCTTCCCATTGATTGATGCGACTTCTCTAGCGCAAACGTTGGCGCTTTCCCCTCGCCGTATCTGGTTGGGCGAAATGACGCAAAAAGGCGCTGTGGTGAATGACGAGTCTCAAAGTGTGCTCTTAAAGCAAAAGCGACTGATTTTTACTGCTGGTGCTCCCAAACTACACAAACGACTGCCCCGTAGAACATTCGATGACAACTCTATTCCTCAACGAATTCGAGCCGCAATGACACGAAAGACCAATTCCGGCAATCAGGGTATCTACCGACGGGAAATAGTGAGTCTGTTATTGGAAAGCGCCGCGGTTCGGGAACTATTTGCCATTTCTAAATATGGGTGCTGTTGTTGTCTGGAAGAACGGAATTGGGTTGCTGCTCTCACGTTGATTGGATGTCAAACCGAAGCGCTGGAGCAGCCGAGCATTTTCCAAGTTTGGGGCGGTGCAATGACTTGTGGGTCGTCTATGAACAATGCCGTATTGAGTCGGAACGAGTCTTTGTGCTATCGCACGGAGGACGCCACGCGGTCGACTGGCACGAACCGCACTGCCTCCACTACGGCCGACTTTCTCGGGAACGAAACTTGGGACTATCTGCAAGACGCTAAGGCGCAAGGCATCTTTTTTGCCCGCAAGTTCTCGTCTGATGATCCGAGTTCTGTTCAGCTCTTAGAGCAAATTGAGGATCAGCTGTGGTCTTCCAAAGCAGATTGA
- a CDS encoding predicted protein has protein sequence MSVRASARTSASFPLIRFCVTSLAYHGLVGMVAARSSSQWVAAASTGRYKDVWILRHGQATHNPRAEAAKDEGCSHETFLELMRQDDSLDSALTAIGQQQARDVWNAHRTSPWPHRIQLVVSSPLSRAMQTADFALPPNTYGDERPHLRVLHESFREINGWLLNAKRRSVSEIQRTFPHWDVEHLHPHEEDSFWTPDLETHRACSERGYQGLGWLLSRPEDRILLVTHGGILR, from the coding sequence ATGAGCGTCCGTGCATCTGCTAGGACTTCTGCATCGTTCCCATTGATTCGGTTTTGTGTCACAAGTCTTGCTTACCACGGCCTCGTCGGTATGGTAGCTGCCCGGTCCTCATCCCAGTGGGTCGCGGCCGCGTCCACCGGTAGGTACAAGGACGTCTGGATACTCCGTCACGGCCAAGCCACGCACAATCCTCGCGCCGAAGCCGCCAAAGACGAAGGATGCTCGCACGAAACATTCCTGGAATTGATGCGCCAGGACGATTCCCTCGACAGTGCCCTCACGGCGATTGGACAACAACAGGCCCGGGATGTTTGGAACGCGCACCGCACGAGTCCCTGGCCACACCGGATTCAGCTCGTAGTAAGCAGTCCCTTGTCTCGTGCTATGCAAACGGCGGATTTCGCCTTGCCACCGAATACTTACGGTGACGAACGTCCGCATCTTCGTGTCTTGCACGAGTCCTTTCGCGAAATCAACGGGTGGTTGTTGAACGCCAAGCGTCGGAGCGTTTCGGAAATTCAACGCACGTTTCCGCATTGGGATGTGGAGCACTTGCACCCGcacgaagaagattcgttTTGGACACCCGATTTGGAAACCCATCGGGCCTGTAGCGAGCGTGGTTACCAAGGGTTGGGGTGGTTGTTGTCGCGCCCCGAAGACCGAATACTGTTGGTTACGCACGGTGGGATCTTGCGC
- a CDS encoding predicted protein, whose amino-acid sequence MARRTYQPRRECLTILPTNTKWNTYRIVIILLVLALDFNGSVVVRAKLLAAVILPHGDFAYDPTLLPTSHPGRPIADRLASTSRAVGHWLVQKNVAPDVLFFSTPHGIALSNDFALYLGSMASGTARIGKDLRNASFIPYNVRIANVTLAPTMVADLIHYLRVLRQQNVSGVSTSPDDADDVPLHWAEVIPLSFLDSNKKGSVVGREQSALRKSHRRRRLPTGAGKTRQHLIWSHPLQRYNAAPAMVPELLHVGCLLRTWLEQRPETFAVVVSADLSHTHRQDGPYGYSNTSIAFDAALVEWASGNPCRNQAALLERARHLQAGAKSCGYTGLVLLHGILCSSNENWESQSPHNSQLWESKVWANGNATYFGMMAVSIAKNFEDISSP is encoded by the coding sequence ATGGCGCGACGAACATACCAGCCTCGTCGCGAATGCTTGACGATCCTCCCTACTAACACGAAGTGGAATACCTATCGTATTGTCATAATTTTGCTCGTACTCGCGCTTGACTTCAATGGATCGGTCGTCGTACGCGCGAAACTCTTAGCCGCCGTGATCCTTCCGCACGGCGACTTTGCCTACGACCCGACGTTGCTGCCGACATCCCATCCCGGTCGACCGATAGCCGATCGATTGGCTAGTACATCGCGTGCCGTCGGTCACTGGCTTGTCCAAAAGAATGTCGCTCCCGACgttcttttcttttcaacGCCACACGGGATTGCCCTGTCCAACGATTTCGCCCTGTACCTGGGCTCCATGGCCAGTGGGACCGCGCGGATTGGAAAAGATCTACGCAATGCCAGTTTCATTCCCTACAATGTGCGTATTGCCAACGTAACATTGGCTCCCACAATGGTGGCAGATCTTATACATTATTTGCGAGTACTGCGGCAACAAAATGTGTCGGGCGTTTCCACCTCGCCCGATGATGCCGATGACGTTCCTTTGCATTGGGCCGAAGTCATTCCACTTTCGTTTCTGGATTCCAACAAAAAAGGCAGCGTTGTAGGAAGAGAACAATCCGCTCTCAGAAAATCTCATCGGCGACGTCGCTTACCCACAGGCGCCGGCAAAACGAGGCAGCATTTGATATGGTCCCATCCGTTGCAGCGGTACAACGCAGCACCAGCCATGGTTCCGGAATTGCTGCACGTAGGATGTCTACTGCGGACTTGGCTTGAACAGCGCCCTGAAACATTTgcagtcgtcgtctccgcCGATTTGTCTCATACACATCGACAGGACGGTCCCTACGGATATTCCAACACTTCAATAGCCTTTGATGCCGCCCTAGTGGAATGGGCGAGCGGCAATCCTTGTCGGAACCAAGCTGCTCTACTGGAGCGGGCTCGACACTTACAAGCAGGAGCAAAATCTTGTGGATACACCGGCCTGGTCCTTTTGCACGGAATACTTTGCTCAAGCAACGAAAATTGGGAATCCCAGTCGCCCCACAATTCGCAATTGTGGGAATCCAAGGTATGGGCAAACGGAAACGCGACCTATTTTGGCATGATGGCCGTCAGTATCGCAAAGAATTTTGAGGATATATCCTCACCATGA
- the Lhcf15 gene encoding protein fucoxanthin chlorophyll a/c protein gives MKFAFALSLFLAGTEGFAPAKPGTTLSTALQSSSSYENELGAIDPVGFFDPAGLTSNIDEETFRRYRAGEIKNGRVAMLAVIGYIVPEFYRFPGELMPGLAFKDIPNGIAAVNAIPSIFWMTTFFAIGMVDYLNSDNLGYHEIAPGPEMDEETMNTRRTNEVSNGRLAMLAFFELLRHDWQNTVQPGFDGFDRLITGLPFLYN, from the exons ATGAAGTTTGCCTTTGCCCTCTCCCTCTTCCTCGCCGGTACCGAAGGATTCGCCCCCGCGAAGCCCGGTACGACGCTCTCCACGGCCCTCCAGTCCTCGTCGAGCTACGAAAACGAGCTCGGAGCCATTGATCCTGTTG GCTTTTTCGACCCCGCGGGCCTCACGAGCAACATTGACGAAGAGACTTTCCGCCGTTATCGTGCCGGCGAAATCAAGAACGGTCGTGTCGCCATGCTGGCTGTCATTGGGTACATTGTTCCCGAGTTTTACCGCTTCCCCGGAGAGCTCATGCCTGGACTCGCCTTTAAAGATATTCCCAACGGCATCGCCGCCGTCAATGCTATTCCGTCCATCTTTTGGATGACGACTTTCTTTGCCATTGGTATGGTGGACTACCTCAATTCGGATAACCTCGGCTATCACGAGATCGCCCCTGGTCCGGAAATGGATGAGGAAACCATGAACACCCGCCGCACTAACGAGGTCAGCAACGGCCGCCTCGCCATGCTGGCCTTCTTTGAGCTCCTTCGCCACGACTGGCAGAACACTGTCCAACCTGGCTTTGATGGCTTTGACAGACTCATCACCGGCCTTCCCTTTCTTTACAACTAA
- a CDS encoding predicted protein, whose amino-acid sequence MRNTDITFLYVLCLLLAIAGSRVARGLIVPSIPAARAKGAPKQSFRILDTARRSLGEPICEYKQVEITTSQKGPPQQKISVEDLTPILQELLQHSGLQQGVVNVISRHTTTAIVLNEREARLARDMEEYFLRLAPPDERSDSVHRQKGVRYYHNDIDQRPDSQEETQRCRDNGWDIDQPQSLQAWRDQEPINAHSHILSMLLGSSESIPVVDGVMVIGQWQSVLLVDLDGPRDRTVGVQFLGYC is encoded by the coding sequence ATGCGTAACACTGACATCACATTCCTTTACGTACTTTGTCTGCTTCTGGCCATTGCGGGCAGCCGTGTAGCCCGAGGTTTAATTGTGCCCTCAATTCCGGCAGCTCGTGCGAAAGGAGCACCAAAGCAATCGTTCCGCATCTTGGATACAGCAAGAAGATCCCTCGGGGAACCCATTTGCGAATACAAGCAAGTAGAGATAACAACTTCACAAAAAGGACCACCTCAGCAGAAGATTTCTGTGGAAGACTTGACGCCCATCCTGCAAGAGTTGCTCCAACACAGTGGTCTGCAGCAGGGTGTCGTTAACGTGATAAGTCGGCATACTACCACGGCGATTGTTCTGAATGAACGCGAAGCGCGTCTCGCACGAGATATGGAAGAATACTTTTTGCGATTGGCTCCACCGGACGAGCGCTCCGATTCGGTCCACCGTCAAAAGGGCGTCCGATACTACCACAACGACATTGACCAGCGCCCCGATTCACAGGAGGAGACCCAGCGGTGCCGGGATAACGGTTGGGATATTGATCAGCCTCAATCGCTGCAGGCGTGGCGTGATCAAGAACCGATCAACGCACATTCCCATATTCTCAGCATGCTGCTGGGCTCGTCGGAAAGTATACCGGTAGTGGATGGGGTTATGGTAATTGGACAGTGGCAGTCTGTTTTGTTGGTAGATTTGGACGGTCCTCGCGATCGTACCGTAGGCGTACAATTTCTAGGCTATTGCTAG
- a CDS encoding predicted protein produces MASSNKNTADNGGCTYPAVVICIDIDRSDDDAKPAASEIDPLAVTTVANSRAGLRNRSGLNFATQANTAVINLCNDFLLDAMEVNATPQVHQRHRKRAGDSTELASKKVCPDAYVIDGIDTNTSSLPNTGSEEDPSTRYRQVLGPLRMKFVESFSSMRHVNESGVPIGKLDVNALYKELLEFQINLPVEFSSAIFVRSVESRLDLVRAMITGPEGTPYENGCFFFDIWMNDYPQSPPKVKFLTTGGGTLRFNPNLYSCGKVCLSLLGTWSGPGWIPMKSTLLQVLVSIQGLIFVPDPYFNEPGYHDEAGNKYHIAASKDYSNKVRTDTLEHAMLPHLQQLHSNTLDFPEFELALTNHFLLRADAIRVQLAKLADAISALEPMVRKMETALEIVGAKNRPRAHPTAGPHEVVTVD; encoded by the exons ATGGCATCGTCGAACAAAAATACGGCAGACAACGGAGGATGCACGTATCCAGCCGTAGTAATCTGTATAGACATTGACcgcagtgacgacgacgcgaAACCTGCCGCCTCGGAAATTGATCCACTCGCCGTCACAACCGTCGCCAACAGTAGAGCTGGTCTGAGGAATCGTTCCGGCCTCAACTTTGCAACACAAGCGAACACCGCAGTAATTAATCTTTGTAATGATTTCCTTCTTGATGCGATGGAGGTGAATGCGACCCCTCAAGTTCACCAGAGACACCGTAAACGCGCGGGAGACTCAACGGAGCTAGCGTCCAAAAAGGTGTGTCCAGATGCCTATGTCATTGACGGAATCGACACCAATACCAGCAGCTTGCCGAATACTGGTAGTGAGGAGGACCCTTCCACGCGATATCGACAAGTATTGGGCCCGCTACGGATGAAATTTGTTGAGTCGTTTAGTTCGATGCGGCACGTGAACGAATCAGGCGTACCGATAGGGAAACTCGATGTAAATGCGCTTTATAAAGAATTACTCGAGTTTCAGATCAATCTTCCCGTTGAATTTTCGAGTGCCATATTCGTGCGATCCGTGGAATCGAGATTGGATTTGGTGCGAGCCATGATTACTG GGCCGGAGGGTACACCATACGAGAACGgatgtttctttttcgacatTTGGATGAACGACTATCCCCAGTCCCCTCCCAAAGTCAAGTTCTTGACCACTGGAGGTGGTACTCTGCGTTTCAATCCCAACTTGTACAGTTGTGGCAAGGTTTGTCTCAGTTTGCTCGGAACGTGGAGCGGGCCTGGCTGGATCCCCATGAAATCCACTCTGCTACAGGTATTGGTTAGTATACAAGGTTTGATCTTTGTACCGGATCCGTACTTCAACGAACCGGGGTATCATGATGAAGCTGGCAATAAATACCACATCGCCGCATCAAAAGACTACTCCAATAAAGTTCGAACGGATACGTTGGAGCATGCCATGCTGCCGCATTTGCAACAGCTTCATTCCAACACCCTGGACTTTCCAGAATTCGAATTGGCCCTCACAAATCATTTTTTACTTCGCGCTGACGCCATACGTGTTCAGCTTGCGAAGTTGGCCGACGCAATTTCAGCCTTGGAACCGATGGTGAGGAAGATGGAGACAGCTTTAGAGATTGTTGGAGCTAAGAACAGGCCAAGGGCACACCCGACTGCGGGTCCACACGAAGTTGTTACTGTAGACTAA
- the Ran1 gene encoding predicted protein (Ran-family small GTPase, ortholog of T. pseudonana TPS_164980), giving the protein MGESERIKLILVGDGGVGKTTFVKRHLTGEFEKKYVATLGVEVHPLLFHTNRGPIKFNVWDTAGQEKFGGLRDGYYIQGQCAIIMFDVTSRVTYKNVPNWHRDLTRVCENIPIVLTGNKVEIKDRKVKAKQITFHRKKNLQYYDISAKSNYNFEKPFLWLARKLSGDNQLHFVEAPALQPPETQIDDDTKRQYEAEIQAAAAQPLPEDDDEDL; this is encoded by the exons ATGGGAGAGTCAGAGCGAATCAAA CTCATTCTCGTCGGCGACGGTGGCGTCGGCAAGACGACCTTCGTCAAGCGCCACTTGACCGGTGAATTCGAAAAAAAGTACGTGGCGACGCTCGGTGTCGAAGTCCATCCCTTGCTATTCCACACCAATCGTGGACCCATCAAATTCAACGTTTGGGACACGGCGGGGCAAGAAAAATTCGGTGGACTCCGCGACGGATACTACATCCAGGGGCAATGCGCGATTATCATGTTCGACGTTACGTCCCGGGTGACCTACAAGAACGTTCCCAATTGGCACCGTGATCTTACCCGTGTTTGCGAGAATATTCCCATTGTACTCACCGGAAACAAGGTGGAAATCAAGGACCGTAAAGTCAAGGCCAAGCAAATCACCTTCCATCGCAAGAAGAACTTGCAGTACTACGATATCTCCGCCAAGTCTAACTACAACTTTGAAAAACCCTTTCTCTGGCTGGCCCGCAAACTCTCCGGAGACAATCAGTTGCACTTTGTCGAAGCTCCCGCGCTACAGCCGCCGGAAACGCAGATCGATGATGACACCAAGCGACAGTACGAAGCCGAAATCCAGGCCGCTGCTGCTCAACCCCTcccggaagacgacgacgaggatcTCTAA
- a CDS encoding predicted protein, whose translation MGNTSSEAAGCAKNPAFEKTTQKGHSKEQNLEYAVSSMQGKRPSMEDKHLYCVELPVHGKIPTFLVDHAIFAVFDGHGGPFSSTYVEEHFLQALVSTFLMLDEMLIPMQKQRNAAISSGELTPPPLAAESDSEDENTAGTDSGIPLKLNGERSGSTCVAVLLTPTHFVCANTGDSRAILRRNGKILPLSFDHKPVEVGERARITSAGGVVKGKRIDGDLAVSRGFGDYMYKKDPGLAPDLQKVTVVPDLVVYPRDQAFDEFILLACDGVWDVASNTQCADIVQKLLTEGETDLGNICEEALDTCLDRHSGDNMTVMLVGL comes from the exons ATGGGCAACACGTCTTCGGAAGCCGCGGGCTGCGCGAAAAATCCGGCCTTCGAAAAAACAACCCAAAAAGGCCATTCAAAAGAACAGAACCTTGAGTACGCAGTTTCGAGCATGCAAGGAAAGCGGCCGTCTATGGAAGACAAGCATCTGTATTGCGTCGAACTTCCCGTACACGGTAAAATTCCTACATTTCTGGTGGATCACGCGATTTTTGCTGTTTTTGACGGACATGGGGGTCCTTTTTCATCCACATATGTGGAAGAACATTTTCTGCAA GCGCTGGTATCAACATTTTTGATGCTTGACGAAATGCTCATTCCGATGCAGAAACAGCGCAATGCCGCTATTTCAAGTGGAGAACTAACGCCACCACCTCTTGCAGCCGAAAGCgattcggaagacgaaaacaCTGCTGGAACGGACTCCGGCATCCCATTAAAGCTAAATGGGGAACGCTCAGGATCTACTTGTGTGGCTGTTCTGTTGACACCAACGCACTTCGTCTGCGCCAACACGGGAGACTCTAGAGCCATCCTGCGTAGGAACGGAAAGATTCTACCTCTCAGTTTTGATCACAAGCCGGTAGAAGTAGGCGAACGAGCTCGCATTACGAGCGCAGGCGGTGTCGTCAAGGGCAAACGGATTGATGGAGATCTCGCTGTTAGCAGAGGCTTTGGAGATTATATGTACAAAAAAGATCCCGGGCTTGCTCCCGATCTGCAGAAAGTTACAGTTGTTCCCGATCTCGTCGTCTACCCTCGTGACCAAGCTTTTGACGAATTTATTCTTTTGGCATGTGACGGAGTTTGGGATGTTGCTAGCAATACGCAGTGCGCGGACATTGTCCAGAAGCTACTTACCGAAGGAGAGACAGATTTGGGAAACATATGTGAGGAGGCCTTGGACACTTGCCTCGATCGCCACAGCGGAGACAACATGACCGTTATGCTTGTGGGACTA